In one window of Deltaproteobacteria bacterium DNA:
- a CDS encoding metal-dependent transcriptional regulator translates to MSVDVWKQFDQNLISHSVAHHLVTIAALRERHGYARVSDVAKSLNITRGSASLTLKALKQRGLVQEDENRFLLLSEVGEAIARAVQAKQVVLRRFLEEVLQVPTASAEIDTCKIEHLLSNVTVRRLAALLRFLESGDPAARAFLPSWERFAKPCTTDPSTCAACAEGCVCELLDRGDTLAGEALQSVCDHSHPDGSSS, encoded by the coding sequence ATGAGCGTGGACGTCTGGAAGCAGTTCGACCAGAACCTCATCTCGCACTCCGTGGCCCACCACCTGGTCACGATCGCTGCCCTTCGGGAGCGGCACGGCTACGCCCGAGTCTCCGACGTGGCCAAGTCGCTCAACATCACGCGAGGCAGCGCCTCTCTGACGCTCAAGGCGCTCAAGCAGCGCGGGCTGGTGCAGGAGGACGAGAATCGTTTTCTCTTGCTGAGCGAGGTGGGCGAGGCGATCGCGCGGGCGGTGCAGGCCAAGCAGGTCGTACTCCGGCGATTCCTGGAAGAGGTGTTGCAGGTGCCCACGGCCAGCGCCGAGATCGACACGTGCAAGATCGAGCACCTGCTGAGCAACGTCACGGTGCGACGGCTGGCCGCCTTACTTCGCTTCCTCGAGTCCGGTGACCCCGCGGCGCGTGCTTTCCTGCCGAGCTGGGAGCGCTTCGCGAAACCGTGCACCACCGATCCCTCCACCTGCGCCGCGTGCGCCGAGGGCTGCGTCTGCGAGCTCCTCGATCGCGGCGATACGCTGGCGGGCGAGGCTCTGCAATCGGTCTGCGACCACTCACACCCTGATGGGAGTTCGAGCTGA